A genomic region of Pseudomonas sp. RSB 5.4 contains the following coding sequences:
- a CDS encoding alpha/beta hydrolase — protein sequence MSLHPDLEAFLDLAQDSQDAGLPAMHQMTPSEARATFEQTTAQLRWAAPSDLSVTQIDMAARNGTPLALRLYRPNGAVTPLPVLVYFHGGGFVVGSLDSHDGVCREFCQRTPCAVLSVGYRLAPEHRFPAALEDGEDALSWLAENAASLGLDITRVAFGGDSAGATLATVLAIQAVVQPQTVAIAPKAQLLCYPVTDASRPHDSRLLFGEGYLLENETLDWFYQHYARSPHDCLDWRFSPLLTEDLRGVAPAIVLLAGFDPLLDEGQAYVDKLRAHGVRVELEHCPGLTHDLLRMAAVMPDVLQVHEDLSRALGRLLG from the coding sequence ATGTCGTTACACCCTGACCTGGAAGCCTTTCTCGACCTGGCCCAAGACAGCCAGGACGCCGGCCTGCCGGCCATGCACCAGATGACCCCGAGCGAGGCCCGTGCCACCTTCGAGCAGACCACCGCGCAACTGCGCTGGGCTGCGCCTTCGGATCTGTCGGTGACGCAGATCGACATGGCAGCCCGGAACGGCACGCCTTTGGCGTTGCGCCTGTATCGGCCGAACGGCGCCGTCACGCCGCTGCCGGTGCTGGTGTATTTCCACGGTGGCGGATTCGTTGTCGGCAGCCTCGATTCCCACGACGGTGTGTGCCGCGAGTTTTGCCAGCGCACGCCTTGCGCGGTTTTGTCGGTCGGTTATCGACTGGCGCCCGAGCATCGTTTTCCTGCAGCCCTGGAAGATGGCGAAGACGCCTTGTCGTGGCTGGCGGAAAACGCCGCAAGCCTCGGCCTCGACATCACGCGCGTAGCGTTCGGCGGCGACAGCGCTGGCGCCACACTGGCCACCGTGTTGGCGATACAGGCAGTCGTACAACCGCAAACCGTAGCCATCGCGCCCAAGGCGCAGTTGCTGTGTTATCCGGTCACCGATGCTTCACGCCCCCACGATTCGCGTCTGCTGTTCGGCGAAGGTTACTTGCTGGAAAACGAAACGCTGGACTGGTTCTATCAGCACTACGCGCGCAGCCCGCACGACTGTCTGGACTGGCGTTTTTCACCGTTGCTGACGGAGGATCTGCGTGGGGTCGCACCGGCTATTGTGCTGTTGGCCGGGTTTGATCCGTTGCTCGATGAAGGGCAGGCTTATGTCGATAAATTGCGTGCTCACGGGGTGAGGGTTGAGCTCGAACATTGTCCGGGGTTGACCCATGATTTGCTGCGTATGGCTGCGGTCATGCCTGATGTGTTGCAGGTGCATGAAGATTTGAGCAGGGCGTTGGGGCGGTTGTTGGGGTGA
- a CDS encoding IS4 family transposase: MAKLALEQAIAPEWVDQVFEEHRQRQYSRELLFSTIIKLMSLVSLGLKPSLHAAARQLEDLPVSLAALYDKISRTEPALLRALVTGCAQRLTPTIKELGCTTMLPGWQVRVVDGNHLASTEKRLGALRHERGAARPGFSVVVYDPDLDQVIDLQACEDAYASERICVLPLLADAEPGQVWLADRLYCTLPVMEACEQVQTSFVIRQQAKHPRLIQEGEWQEPVAVETGTVREQIIHVRGGYQWRRVELTLHSPTDSGDSSLMFWSNLPESISAQQIAELYRRRWSIEGMFQRLEAILESEIETLGSPKAALLGFATAVLAYNVLAVLKRSVEQAHRDTQPEGWEASTYHLAVQVRSGYEGMQIALPSEYLPVIPAEKLAQRLLELARNIQPKQVAKSPRGPKVPKPKTWVQGTAVHAHVSTDRVIKAAKTKRP, from the coding sequence ATGGCCAAGTTGGCGCTGGAGCAGGCTATTGCTCCTGAGTGGGTCGATCAGGTCTTCGAAGAACATCGGCAACGGCAGTATTCTCGTGAACTACTGTTCTCGACCATCATCAAGCTGATGTCCCTTGTTTCATTGGGTTTGAAGCCATCCCTGCACGCCGCCGCTCGGCAACTGGAAGATCTTCCTGTCAGCTTGGCAGCCCTCTACGACAAGATCAGTCGTACCGAACCTGCTCTGTTGCGCGCGCTGGTCACAGGCTGTGCACAACGCCTGACCCCAACCATCAAAGAGCTGGGTTGCACCACGATGCTGCCGGGCTGGCAGGTTCGGGTGGTGGACGGCAACCACTTGGCATCCACTGAGAAACGTCTGGGCGCTCTACGCCACGAGCGGGGTGCCGCTCGTCCTGGCTTTTCGGTGGTTGTCTACGACCCCGATCTCGATCAGGTCATCGACCTTCAGGCATGTGAGGATGCCTACGCAAGCGAGCGTATTTGTGTGCTGCCTCTATTGGCTGATGCCGAGCCGGGCCAGGTGTGGCTGGCTGATCGACTCTACTGCACGCTCCCGGTTATGGAAGCTTGTGAGCAGGTCCAGACATCCTTTGTCATTCGTCAGCAAGCCAAGCACCCACGCCTGATTCAAGAGGGTGAGTGGCAAGAGCCCGTAGCTGTGGAAACAGGCACTGTGCGCGAGCAGATCATCCACGTCAGAGGCGGTTACCAATGGCGGCGCGTGGAACTGACGCTTCATTCGCCAACAGACTCGGGTGACAGCAGCTTGATGTTCTGGAGCAATCTACCTGAGAGCATCAGTGCACAGCAGATCGCAGAACTCTATCGCCGCCGCTGGAGTATTGAGGGCATGTTCCAGCGACTGGAAGCGATCCTGGAAAGTGAAATCGAAACCCTTGGCAGCCCAAAGGCTGCCTTGCTCGGGTTCGCTACTGCGGTATTGGCATACAACGTCCTGGCCGTACTCAAACGAAGTGTCGAACAAGCCCATCGCGACACCCAGCCTGAAGGCTGGGAAGCCTCGACCTACCACTTGGCGGTCCAGGTCAGGAGTGGTTATGAGGGAATGCAGATTGCGCTGCCCTCGGAGTACCTTCCCGTTATCCCTGCGGAAAAACTGGCTCAGCGCTTGTTGGAACTAGCCAGAAACATCCAGCCAAAACAAGTTGCGAAAAGCCCCCGAGGCCCCAAGGTGCCCAAGCCCAAAACGTGGGTCCAAGGCACAGCGGTGCATGCTCATGTTTCAACGGACAGGGTAATCAAGGCCGCCAAAACGAAAAGACCTTGA
- a CDS encoding TonB-dependent receptor — MSASRFMLRPLTRALLMQGVTRSRLAGTGLGLALTVAATPYVQAQEWTLNIPAQPLAQALQTLSQQTSLQIIYSPESLQGLRSSALSGRYQGDDSLNAILKGTGIRYQRDGNTVTVLGPATGDTMELAPTNVNAQRMSATTEGSNSYTTGGVTIGKGTHSLKETPQSITVMTRKMLDDQNLNTIEQVMEKTPGITVYDSPMGGKYFYSRGFRMSGQYQYDGVPLDIGSSYVQADSFNSDMAIYDRVEVLRGAAGMMKGAGGTAGGVNFVRKRGGDTAHTELSLSAGTWDNYRGQVDTGGPLNDSGTIRGRAVVTEQTRQYFYDVASRKDQIYYGALDFDLSPDTTLGVGVAWEDVDATPCWGGLPRYADGSDLHLKRSTCLNTSWNNQRSKRATYFTDLKHQFNDDWSLKVAGVYSRNTQDMEYAFPSGAVPVGATSSSTLMLGSTYDYDQVDYGFDTYVDGKFDAFGQQHELTVGVNASRSNKDDFYAVAALPQRQNVLDPNHHIPQPDESYYLANASRGGPVDMHIKQYGAYSIGRFKLADPLTLVLGSRVSWYKSDTDSVQYFRGEGTPVNTKSTETGQVTPFAGLLFDLNDNLTAYASYTDIFTPQGAYKTIDGSTLKPLIGQSYELGIKGEWFDGRLNSSFSLFRTIQKDAQQDDPRCEDGSCSINSGKVRAQGFEAEVSGEVIDRLQLLAGYTYTQTKVLEDADTTLDGTAYNSYVPRHLLRVWGDYSLTGPLDRVTVGAGVNAQSGNYRVSPIGGGNINGAGYAVWNGRIGYKIDDTWSVALNGNNLFDKRYYSTIGTEGFGNFYGDPRNFVMSVKAVF; from the coding sequence ATGTCCGCATCCCGTTTCATGCTTCGCCCCCTGACTCGAGCCCTGTTGATGCAGGGCGTCACACGTTCGCGACTGGCCGGCACCGGTCTCGGTCTGGCACTGACCGTTGCTGCCACCCCGTATGTCCAGGCGCAGGAATGGACACTGAACATTCCGGCCCAGCCACTGGCACAGGCTCTGCAGACCCTCAGCCAACAGACCAGCCTGCAAATCATCTACAGCCCGGAAAGCCTGCAAGGTCTGCGCTCCAGCGCGCTCAGCGGGCGCTATCAGGGTGATGATTCGCTTAACGCGATCCTCAAAGGCACCGGCATTCGCTATCAGCGTGACGGCAACACCGTGACCGTGCTCGGCCCGGCCACCGGCGATACCATGGAACTGGCGCCGACCAACGTCAACGCGCAACGCATGAGCGCCACCACCGAAGGCAGCAACTCCTACACCACCGGTGGCGTGACCATTGGCAAGGGCACGCATTCACTGAAAGAAACACCGCAGTCGATCACCGTCATGACGCGCAAGATGCTCGATGACCAGAACCTCAACACCATCGAACAAGTGATGGAGAAGACCCCGGGCATCACCGTTTACGACTCGCCAATGGGCGGCAAGTATTTCTACTCCCGCGGTTTCCGCATGAGCGGCCAGTATCAGTACGACGGCGTACCGCTGGACATCGGCAGCAGCTACGTGCAGGCCGACAGCTTCAACAGCGACATGGCCATCTATGACCGCGTGGAAGTACTGCGTGGCGCCGCCGGCATGATGAAAGGCGCCGGCGGCACCGCCGGTGGCGTCAACTTCGTGCGCAAGCGTGGCGGCGATACCGCCCACACTGAACTCTCGCTGTCGGCAGGCACCTGGGACAACTATCGCGGTCAGGTCGATACCGGTGGCCCGCTGAACGACTCGGGCACCATCCGTGGTCGCGCCGTGGTCACTGAGCAGACCCGTCAATATTTCTATGACGTCGCCAGCCGCAAGGATCAGATCTACTACGGCGCCCTGGACTTCGACCTCAGCCCCGACACCACCCTGGGTGTGGGCGTCGCCTGGGAAGACGTCGACGCCACGCCTTGCTGGGGCGGCCTGCCGCGTTACGCCGACGGCTCCGACCTGCACCTCAAGCGCTCGACCTGCCTGAACACATCCTGGAACAACCAGCGCAGCAAACGCGCCACCTACTTCACTGACCTCAAGCACCAGTTCAATGACGACTGGTCGCTCAAGGTCGCGGGCGTCTACTCGCGCAACACCCAGGACATGGAATACGCATTCCCGAGCGGTGCCGTGCCGGTCGGCGCCACTTCGTCCAGCACCTTGATGCTGGGCAGCACCTACGATTACGACCAGGTCGACTACGGCTTCGATACCTACGTTGACGGAAAATTCGACGCGTTCGGCCAGCAACATGAACTGACCGTCGGCGTAAACGCCAGCCGTTCGAACAAGGACGATTTCTACGCAGTGGCCGCATTGCCACAACGTCAGAACGTGCTGGATCCGAACCACCACATCCCGCAACCGGATGAAAGCTATTACCTGGCCAATGCATCCCGTGGTGGCCCGGTGGACATGCACATCAAGCAATACGGCGCTTACTCCATCGGCCGCTTTAAACTGGCCGATCCGCTGACCCTCGTACTGGGCAGCCGGGTGAGCTGGTACAAGTCCGACACCGACTCGGTGCAGTACTTCCGCGGCGAAGGCACACCGGTCAACACCAAGTCCACCGAGACCGGGCAAGTCACGCCGTTCGCCGGTCTGCTGTTCGACCTCAACGACAACCTGACCGCCTACGCCAGCTACACCGACATCTTCACCCCACAAGGCGCTTACAAGACCATCGATGGCAGCACCCTCAAGCCATTGATCGGCCAGAGCTACGAGTTGGGGATCAAGGGTGAGTGGTTCGACGGTCGTCTGAACAGCTCCTTCAGCCTGTTCCGCACCATTCAGAAAGATGCACAACAGGATGATCCGCGCTGCGAAGACGGCTCTTGCTCGATCAACTCCGGCAAGGTCCGCGCTCAGGGCTTCGAAGCGGAAGTCAGCGGTGAAGTGATTGACCGTCTGCAACTGCTGGCCGGCTACACCTACACCCAGACCAAAGTGCTGGAAGATGCCGACACCACGCTGGACGGCACCGCCTACAACTCTTATGTGCCACGTCACCTGTTGCGCGTCTGGGGTGACTACAGCCTGACCGGCCCGCTGGATCGCGTCACTGTCGGCGCCGGCGTCAACGCGCAGAGCGGCAACTATCGCGTCTCGCCGATTGGCGGTGGCAACATCAACGGTGCCGGTTATGCGGTGTGGAACGGTCGCATCGGCTACAAGATCGACGACACCTGGTCGGTCGCGCTCAACGGTAACAACCTGTTCGACAAGCGTTATTACTCGACCATTGGTACCGAAGGTTTCGGTAACTTTTATGGTGATCCGCGTAATTTCGTGATGTCGGTGAAGGCTGTCTTCTGA
- a CDS encoding cyclic peptide export ABC transporter, with protein MTKPTRGAINELFALLKPFRLIVSVSIVLGMIGGLSVTVLLATINNALHSDDGLTRTVVMIFAGLCAVALLTTILSDIGTNYVGQHIIARLRKELGEKVLSAPIDQIERYRSHRLIPVLTHDVDTISDFAFAFAPLAISMTVTLGCLGYLAMLSWPMFLMMLVAIAIGTTIQAIARAKGMRGFYAARDSEDELQKHYNAIAEGAKELRIHRPRRQRMFVAGIQKTAEKICDTQIKSINTFVIAKSFGSMLFFVVIGMALALQSFWPSGDKAVMSGFVLVLLYMKGPLEHLVSTLPIISRAQIAFRRIAELSEQFSSPEPHLLLEDTGSKAAAVNSLELRNVRYAFPAVEGSEPFRLGPVNLRIEQGDIVFIVGENGCGKTTLIKLLLGLYAPTEGEIRVNDQAITALNRDDYRQNFTTIFADYYLFDDLIQGDRQVPQDATRYLERLEIAHKVSVRDGAFSTTDLSTGQRKRLALVNAWLEERPVLVFDEWAADQDPTFRRIFYTELLPDLKRLGKTIIVISHDDRYFDVADQLVRMEAGKVKSELQTA; from the coding sequence ATGACCAAGCCTACGCGTGGGGCGATCAACGAATTGTTCGCCCTGCTCAAGCCCTTCCGCCTGATCGTCTCTGTGTCCATCGTGCTCGGCATGATCGGTGGCCTGAGCGTCACCGTGCTGCTGGCGACCATCAACAATGCCTTGCACTCCGATGACGGCCTGACCCGCACGGTGGTCATGATCTTCGCCGGCCTCTGCGCCGTGGCGTTGCTGACGACGATTCTGTCGGACATCGGCACCAACTATGTCGGCCAGCACATCATTGCCAGGTTGCGCAAGGAACTGGGGGAGAAAGTGCTGTCGGCGCCGATCGACCAGATCGAACGCTATCGCAGTCACCGCTTGATCCCGGTGCTGACCCACGACGTCGACACCATCAGCGACTTCGCCTTCGCCTTTGCGCCGCTGGCGATCTCCATGACCGTCACCCTGGGCTGCCTCGGTTACCTGGCGATGCTGTCCTGGCCGATGTTCCTGATGATGCTGGTGGCCATCGCCATCGGCACCACGATTCAGGCGATTGCCCGGGCCAAGGGCATGCGCGGGTTCTACGCCGCGCGCGACTCCGAAGACGAACTGCAAAAGCACTACAACGCGATTGCCGAAGGGGCCAAGGAACTGCGTATCCACCGCCCGCGGCGCCAGCGCATGTTTGTCGCCGGCATTCAGAAAACCGCGGAAAAGATCTGCGACACCCAGATCAAATCCATCAACACCTTCGTGATCGCCAAGTCGTTCGGCTCGATGCTGTTCTTCGTGGTGATCGGCATGGCTCTGGCGCTGCAATCCTTCTGGCCGAGCGGCGACAAAGCGGTCATGAGTGGATTTGTACTGGTGCTGCTGTACATGAAAGGCCCGCTGGAGCATCTGGTCAGCACCTTGCCGATCATCAGCCGCGCACAGATTGCGTTCCGCCGGATTGCCGAGCTGAGCGAACAGTTTTCCTCGCCGGAACCGCACCTGCTACTGGAAGACACGGGCAGCAAAGCGGCAGCCGTCAACAGCCTGGAGCTGCGCAACGTGCGCTACGCATTCCCGGCGGTGGAAGGCAGCGAACCGTTCCGTCTGGGACCGGTCAACCTGCGCATCGAACAAGGCGACATCGTGTTCATCGTCGGTGAAAACGGTTGTGGCAAAACCACGTTGATCAAATTGCTGCTCGGCCTGTACGCACCGACCGAAGGCGAAATCCGCGTCAACGATCAAGCAATCACCGCACTCAACCGCGATGACTACCGACAGAACTTCACCACGATCTTTGCCGATTACTACCTGTTCGACGACCTGATCCAGGGCGATCGTCAGGTGCCGCAGGACGCCACCCGCTACCTCGAGCGTCTGGAAATTGCGCACAAGGTCAGCGTGCGCGACGGCGCCTTCAGCACCACCGATCTGTCCACCGGCCAGCGCAAACGCCTGGCGCTGGTCAACGCCTGGCTCGAAGAGCGCCCGGTGCTGGTGTTCGATGAATGGGCGGCGGATCAGGATCCGACGTTCCGACGGATTTTCTACACCGAGTTGCTGCCCGACCTCAAACGCCTGGGCAAGACCATCATCGTGATTTCCCATGATGACCGTTACTTCGACGTTGCCGACCAACTGGTGCGCATGGAGGCCGGAAAGGTCAAAAGCGAACTGCAGACCGCTTGA
- a CDS encoding formylglycine-generating enzyme family protein: MKKPHASFTFQALPALVLTALCAGLLPGAAQAATPPAPGKVFKDCKDCPEMVVLPTGSFTMGTPEDEVGREPDEGPRHVVTFSKPFAISRFQVLVGEWDAYVRDTGNKPYDFDDRPGRRCTAGKPEFKQTARDPAVCMNVAEAQGYIDWLSKKTGHSYRLQSESIREYAARGGSTGPFPFPFDEGNNYQISKHANTYGAADGYNFTSPAGTFPANAFGVYDAHGNVYEWTADCYHKDYSGVPDDGRPWVQEHCERQVMRGNDWGEAPVFSRSGNRNSSWPTSKGDWLGFRVVRDL, encoded by the coding sequence ATGAAAAAGCCTCACGCCTCATTCACCTTCCAGGCCCTCCCCGCACTGGTCCTGACCGCGCTCTGCGCCGGCCTGTTGCCCGGTGCCGCCCAGGCTGCGACCCCGCCCGCTCCGGGCAAAGTGTTCAAGGACTGCAAGGACTGCCCGGAAATGGTGGTGCTGCCCACTGGCAGCTTCACCATGGGCACCCCGGAAGACGAAGTCGGCCGCGAGCCGGATGAAGGTCCGCGCCACGTGGTGACCTTCAGCAAACCGTTCGCCATCAGCCGTTTCCAGGTACTGGTCGGCGAATGGGACGCGTATGTGCGCGATACCGGCAACAAGCCCTACGACTTCGATGATCGCCCGGGCCGCCGCTGCACCGCCGGCAAACCGGAGTTCAAGCAGACCGCGCGCGACCCGGCCGTGTGCATGAACGTGGCCGAAGCTCAGGGCTATATCGATTGGCTGTCGAAAAAGACCGGCCACAGCTATCGCCTGCAAAGCGAATCGATCCGCGAATACGCCGCCCGTGGCGGCAGCACCGGGCCCTTCCCGTTCCCGTTCGATGAAGGCAACAACTACCAGATTTCCAAACACGCCAACACCTATGGCGCCGCCGACGGCTACAACTTCACCTCGCCGGCCGGGACCTTTCCGGCCAACGCTTTCGGCGTGTACGACGCCCACGGCAACGTCTATGAGTGGACCGCCGATTGCTATCACAAGGACTATTCCGGGGTACCCGACGACGGTCGCCCGTGGGTGCAGGAACACTGTGAACGCCAGGTCATGCGCGGCAACGACTGGGGCGAAGCGCCGGTGTTCTCTCGTTCCGGCAACCGCAACAGCAGCTGGCCGACCAGCAAGGGTGACTGGCTCGGTTTCCGCGTAGTGCGTGACCTCTGA
- a CDS encoding aminotransferase class V-fold PLP-dependent enzyme: MTDRRTFLKQAGVVAAALPFGTTLAAPAMAAPAAVPSGSKWTQLRQLFDQDPQAIHFANFLVTSHPKPVREAIARHRAALDLNPGLAMDWDLGVTEKREDNVRVWAGKYLQAKPSQIALTGSTTEGLAMIYGGVHVRPDQEILTTEHEHYSTRNILDFRTRRDGTRVRKLKLFETPQSISLDQVLDTINRNIRPETRVLGMTWVHSGSGVKLPIGDISRLVDEHNRQREDQDRLIYVVDGVHGFGVDDLSFPQMNCDFFIAGTHKWMFGPRGTGIVCSRSEEVKYVSPSVPTFSEATTFATTMTPGGYHAFEHRWALDEAFKLHLQLGKADVQARIHQLNSYLKERLREHANIELVTPLDPQFSAGFTFFRVKGQDSDEVAAYLMNQRVICDAVSRDVGPVIRTAPGLLNSEAEVDRFMDILGKKLRA; encoded by the coding sequence ATGACCGACCGCCGCACGTTTCTGAAACAGGCAGGCGTGGTCGCCGCCGCCCTGCCGTTTGGCACAACGCTCGCTGCGCCAGCAATGGCCGCACCCGCCGCCGTGCCTTCCGGGAGCAAATGGACGCAGTTGCGCCAGTTGTTCGATCAGGATCCGCAGGCGATTCACTTCGCCAACTTTCTGGTCACCTCCCACCCCAAACCCGTGCGCGAGGCCATCGCACGCCATCGTGCAGCGCTGGATCTGAACCCGGGCCTGGCCATGGACTGGGATTTGGGCGTCACCGAAAAGCGCGAAGACAATGTGCGGGTCTGGGCCGGCAAATACCTGCAGGCCAAACCGAGCCAGATCGCCCTCACCGGCAGCACCACCGAAGGCCTGGCGATGATTTACGGCGGCGTGCATGTGCGCCCGGATCAGGAAATCCTCACCACCGAGCACGAGCACTATTCGACCCGCAACATCCTCGATTTCCGCACCCGCCGCGATGGCACCCGGGTGCGAAAACTCAAGCTGTTCGAAACCCCGCAAAGCATTTCGCTGGATCAGGTGCTCGACACCATCAACCGCAACATCCGCCCTGAAACCCGCGTGTTGGGGATGACCTGGGTGCATTCGGGCAGTGGCGTGAAATTGCCGATCGGCGACATTTCGCGACTGGTCGATGAGCACAACCGTCAGCGCGAAGATCAGGACCGATTGATTTACGTGGTCGACGGTGTGCACGGCTTCGGCGTCGATGATCTGAGTTTCCCGCAGATGAACTGCGACTTTTTCATTGCCGGCACCCACAAATGGATGTTCGGCCCGCGCGGCACCGGCATCGTCTGCAGCCGCAGTGAAGAAGTGAAATACGTCAGCCCGAGCGTGCCGACGTTCTCCGAAGCCACGACGTTCGCCACCACCATGACCCCGGGCGGCTACCACGCTTTCGAACACCGCTGGGCACTGGACGAGGCCTTCAAGCTGCATCTGCAATTGGGCAAGGCCGACGTTCAGGCACGCATTCATCAGCTCAACAGCTATCTGAAAGAGCGCTTGCGGGAGCACGCGAACATCGAACTGGTGACCCCGCTCGATCCGCAGTTTTCCGCCGGTTTCACGTTCTTCCGGGTCAAGGGCCAGGACAGCGACGAGGTCGCCGCCTACCTGATGAACCAGCGGGTGATCTGCGACGCCGTCAGCCGTGATGTAGGCCCGGTGATCCGCACCGCCCCCGGGCTGCTCAACAGCGAAGCCGAAGTCGACCGGTTCATGGACATCCTCGGCAAAAAACTGCGTGCCTGA
- the pvdM gene encoding pyoverdine-tailoring dipeptidase-like protein PvdM, translated as MTKPRSKKALFIGLPLALAISAGAGFLAWDYWFRDNPGYPVKVMKQATELQDRILSFDSHITVPLSFGAHGNEADKDGSGQFDLIKANRGRLSGAALTVFGWPEMWNGPNAPHRPTEGFVEEARNQQEVRYKIISGMVRDFPNQVGIAYTPDDFRRLHGEGKFAIFISMLNAYPLGNDLSKLDLWAGRGMRMFGFSYIGNNSWADSSRPLPFFNDSPDALDGLSDIGKQAVHRLNDLGVIIDVSQMSTKGLEQVAQLSRTPLVASHSAPRAAVDIPRNLSDKELQLIKNSGGVVQVVGFSQYLKPLTQGTQDKLNALRARFDLPPLPNLAMALMPGDPIITAWSEQKLGQYASGLYAILEEEPKATLKDLGDAIDYTVRKIGIDHVGIASDFNDGGGIKGWENVGEIRNVTAELIQRGYSEADIAKLWGGNFMRVWDQVQKAAKPALISRQDSAQP; from the coding sequence ATGACAAAACCGCGTTCGAAAAAGGCTCTATTTATCGGCCTGCCGCTGGCCTTGGCGATCAGCGCCGGCGCAGGGTTTCTGGCCTGGGATTACTGGTTTCGGGACAACCCCGGCTATCCGGTCAAAGTGATGAAACAGGCAACCGAGCTGCAGGATCGCATCCTCTCGTTCGACAGCCACATCACCGTGCCCCTGAGTTTCGGCGCGCACGGCAACGAAGCCGACAAGGACGGCTCGGGCCAGTTCGACCTGATCAAGGCCAATCGCGGTCGCTTGTCCGGCGCGGCACTGACCGTGTTCGGCTGGCCGGAAATGTGGAACGGCCCGAATGCGCCGCATCGCCCGACCGAGGGCTTTGTCGAGGAAGCGCGCAACCAGCAGGAAGTGCGCTACAAAATCATTTCCGGGATGGTCCGCGACTTTCCCAATCAGGTTGGCATCGCCTACACCCCGGATGATTTCCGCCGCCTGCATGGCGAAGGCAAGTTTGCGATTTTCATCAGCATGCTCAACGCCTACCCGCTGGGCAACGACCTGAGCAAACTGGACCTGTGGGCCGGGCGCGGCATGCGCATGTTCGGCTTCAGCTACATCGGCAACAACAGCTGGGCCGACTCGTCGCGCCCGCTACCGTTTTTCAATGATTCCCCCGATGCCCTCGACGGTCTTTCGGACATCGGCAAGCAAGCGGTGCACCGCTTGAACGATCTGGGCGTGATCATCGACGTCTCGCAGATGTCGACCAAGGGCCTGGAACAGGTCGCACAACTGAGCCGCACACCGCTGGTGGCTTCGCACTCGGCGCCACGGGCGGCGGTGGATATTCCGCGCAACCTCAGCGACAAGGAATTGCAGCTGATCAAGAACAGCGGCGGCGTGGTGCAGGTGGTCGGGTTCTCGCAATACCTCAAACCGCTGACCCAAGGCACCCAGGACAAACTCAACGCACTGCGCGCGCGCTTCGACCTGCCGCCGTTGCCGAACCTGGCCATGGCGCTGATGCCGGGCGATCCGATCATCACTGCCTGGTCCGAACAGAAACTCGGCCAGTACGCCAGCGGCCTCTACGCGATCCTTGAAGAAGAACCGAAAGCGACCCTCAAGGACCTCGGTGACGCCATCGATTACACCGTGCGCAAAATCGGTATCGACCATGTCGGTATCGCTTCGGACTTCAACGACGGCGGCGGTATCAAGGGTTGGGAAAACGTCGGGGAGATCCGCAACGTCACCGCCGAACTGATCCAGCGCGGCTACTCCGAAGCAGATATCGCCAAACTATGGGGCGGCAACTTCATGCGCGTCTGGGATCAGGTGCAGAAAGCGGCCAAACCTGCGTTGATCTCCCGCCAGGACAGCGCCCAGCCATGA